A region from the Silene latifolia isolate original U9 population chromosome 7, ASM4854445v1, whole genome shotgun sequence genome encodes:
- the LOC141590325 gene encoding uncharacterized protein LOC141590325 yields MPPSMEMATQDSYTDSPFTDVITIVTVPKGFSVPTMTLFDGTADPCDHITQYKQKMMVTTVDGASKEACMCKGFGSTLSGAALQWFVSLPNKSISSFTDLVNAFNQQFPRSRRTPKQPSDLYRIVQEIGESIKDYVTRFNTEKVAIRDCDISTAIKAFRQGLDKDSDLYKELTMHPCERFEEVQQRATAALSLEEDILSMKGTLAFDRISRKVLTEKKEEKTKPYSRPIINKLAEKLQQGDDSKYPPRSPCARQRLLEESFPEEGLSTLDRWEVRVGIRENQALK; encoded by the exons ATGCCTCCATCTATGGAGATGGCAACGCAAGATAGTTACACCGATTCGCCCTTTACTGACGTCATAACTATTGTAACTGTACCGAAGGGATTCAGCGTCCCAACGATGACTCTTTTCGATGGGACCGCCGATCCGTGCGATCACATCACCCAGTATAAGCAAAAGATGATGGTGACTACAGTGGATGGGGCCTCCAAAGAGGCCTGTATGTGCAAGGGATTCGGATCGACCTTATCCGGAGCAGCACTGCAGTGGTTTGTTAGCCTTCCTAACAAATCTATATCATCATTCACCGACCtagtcaatgccttcaaccagcagttcCCAAGAAGCAGAAGGACTCCAAAGCAACCTAGCGATCTTTATAGGATCGTGCAGGAAATTGGGGAGTCGATCAAAGATTATGTTACGAGGTTCAACACGGAAAAGGTGGCGATACGAGACTGCGACATATCCACAGCAATTAAAGCTTTTCGGCAGGGCTTGGACAAGGATTCAGATTTATACAAAGAGTTGACTATGCATCCCTGTGAAAGATTCGAGGAAGTTCAGCAGCGAGCAACAGCAGCACTAAGTCTGGAAGAAGACATATTATCCATGAAAGGAACGTTAGCCTTCGATAGAATAAGCAGAAAGGTTCTCACAGAGAAAAAAGAGGAGAAAACCAAACCATACAGCAGACCCATCATCAACAAATTAGCAGAAAAGTTGCAGCAAGGGGATGATTCAAAATACCCACCCAG GTCACCTTGCGCTAGACAGAGACTTTTAGAAGAATCATTTCcggaggaaggcttgagtactcttGATAGATGGGAAGTTCGCGTGGGAATTCGCGAAAACCAAGCATTGAAATGA